From the genome of Pelobacter propionicus DSM 2379, one region includes:
- the mnmA gene encoding tRNA 2-thiouridine(34) synthase MnmA yields the protein MKIAVAMSGGVDSSVAAALLKEQGHEIIGITMQFFAPSCQGAGTPAHDAAVVAAHLGITHHLLDLEHDFRQLIINDFISQYRSGQTPNPCVRCNRFVKFGLLLDAARERGADLLATGHYARTSIDPDGTRHLRVAANLRKDQTYFLHTLSQERLARVVFPLGDIGSKDEVRDLAHRFGLPVAEKGDSQEVCFIPNDDYVSYLEENCALGGETGDIVHVNGRLLGRHRGTHRYTIGQRKGLGIAWSEPLYVVEIDAARKLVVVGEEPHVYAQGLKAEEVGWIIAPGKEEFEASCKIRYRHQPVACRVTLLQGGACRVLFHEPLKAVTPGQSVVFYQDDEVLGGGRITAAIKRDGEA from the coding sequence ATGAAGATTGCCGTTGCCATGAGTGGCGGAGTTGATTCGTCGGTTGCAGCGGCCCTGCTCAAGGAGCAGGGGCACGAGATCATCGGCATTACCATGCAATTCTTCGCCCCCTCCTGCCAGGGCGCGGGAACACCAGCCCATGACGCGGCTGTGGTTGCCGCTCATCTGGGAATCACGCACCACCTGCTGGATCTGGAGCACGACTTCCGCCAGCTAATCATCAACGATTTTATCTCCCAGTATCGCTCCGGCCAGACCCCCAACCCCTGTGTGCGCTGCAACCGCTTCGTCAAGTTCGGCCTGCTGCTGGATGCGGCCCGCGAACGGGGAGCCGATCTGCTGGCCACCGGGCACTACGCCCGCACCAGCATCGACCCGGACGGAACACGCCACCTGCGCGTGGCAGCCAATCTGCGCAAGGACCAGACCTACTTCCTGCACACCCTCTCCCAGGAACGTCTGGCGCGTGTCGTCTTTCCCCTGGGCGACATCGGCAGCAAGGATGAGGTGCGCGACCTGGCGCACCGTTTCGGGCTGCCGGTGGCGGAGAAGGGGGACAGCCAGGAGGTCTGCTTCATCCCCAACGACGACTATGTGTCCTATCTTGAAGAGAATTGCGCACTGGGCGGGGAGACGGGGGATATCGTTCATGTGAATGGCAGGTTGCTGGGACGGCATCGGGGCACTCACCGTTACACCATCGGCCAGCGCAAGGGGCTGGGCATCGCCTGGAGCGAGCCGCTCTACGTGGTGGAGATCGACGCGGCACGGAAGCTGGTCGTGGTGGGTGAGGAGCCGCACGTGTACGCCCAGGGTCTCAAGGCAGAGGAGGTGGGCTGGATCATCGCGCCGGGGAAGGAGGAGTTCGAGGCCAGCTGCAAGATCCGCTACCGCCACCAGCCGGTAGCCTGCCGGGTCACCCTGCTGCAAGGGGGAGCGTGCCGGGTTCTCTTTCACGAGCCGCTCAAGGCGGTCACGCCGGGGCAGTCGGTTGTCTTCTACCAAGATGACGAGGTGCTGGGCGGGGGCAGGATCACGGCGGCCATAAAAAGGGATGGCGAGGCATAG
- a CDS encoding tetratricopeptide repeat protein codes for MTKEKMPLYILLFIVLLLGGCNTYNTGTCLSDKEIKELTAKAEKGDLNAARLIESHYMFCVEDPKMARVWTEKLASLGDAEAWYHLYSDDRSSNDANTKKKAFAELVKSGEGGYGFAQMTLATKYFTGDEVNKDHAQGEVWLRRAAQAGNSDAMRSMSILLLVKERTKNSIIEAYRLSRHAQRVVDEQSVAGQSAMRQAETIRLVARKSRIPEKALEAATAKLPAQKEPKANASPERFTATSGSPRANAELADRQYAAGTKEGVVAGEGLLKSAALACDKYAMSDFATVSLLSATTGKSLAEAQSWAKLVILDAPASYMATDARMNMEFISIAAKSLGIPQATISEEADNLVAQSNCRKSK; via the coding sequence ATGACAAAAGAGAAGATGCCTCTTTACATCTTGTTGTTTATTGTCCTGCTTCTCGGGGGGTGCAATACTTACAATACCGGAACTTGCCTGTCTGATAAAGAAATCAAAGAACTCACAGCTAAGGCTGAAAAAGGCGATCTGAATGCAGCTCGCCTCATCGAAAGTCACTACATGTTCTGCGTCGAAGATCCTAAAATGGCAAGAGTTTGGACCGAAAAGCTTGCAAGTCTCGGGGATGCAGAAGCATGGTACCACCTTTATTCGGATGACAGAAGCTCCAATGATGCGAATACAAAGAAGAAAGCATTCGCTGAACTTGTAAAGTCAGGAGAAGGCGGATATGGGTTTGCGCAGATGACCCTAGCTACCAAATACTTTACTGGTGATGAAGTTAACAAGGACCACGCACAGGGCGAGGTGTGGCTGCGGCGTGCTGCTCAAGCGGGTAATTCTGATGCCATGCGCTCGATGAGCATTCTTTTGCTCGTCAAAGAGAGGACAAAAAATTCTATTATTGAGGCCTATAGGCTGTCGCGACATGCACAGAGGGTTGTCGACGAACAATCTGTTGCCGGTCAAAGTGCAATGAGGCAAGCAGAAACAATACGTTTGGTTGCCAGAAAATCGCGGATTCCAGAAAAAGCTTTGGAAGCCGCAACTGCAAAACTCCCAGCGCAAAAGGAACCGAAAGCTAACGCCTCGCCTGAGCGATTTACAGCGACAAGCGGAAGTCCACGTGCAAATGCAGAGCTGGCCGACAGGCAATATGCAGCGGGAACTAAAGAGGGGGTTGTGGCGGGTGAGGGGTTGCTGAAGTCAGCTGCCTTGGCCTGTGACAAATATGCAATGAGTGATTTTGCAACGGTAAGTCTTCTTTCTGCCACCACTGGAAAATCACTCGCAGAGGCACAATCGTGGGCTAAGCTCGTAATCTTGGATGCACCCGCCTCTTACATGGCGACGGACGCAAGAATGAATATGGAATTTATTTCCATAGCGGCTAAATCCTTGGGAATTCCGCAAGCTACCATTTCCGAAGAGGCAGACAACCTGGTAGCCCAATCGAACTGTAGAAAGTCAAAGTAA
- a CDS encoding IS3 family transposase — protein sequence MSVAKSKFYAWIERYGKANEHNAPIPRDFWLEEWEREAIIQFAVDNPLEGYRRLTFMMLDRDIVAVSPSSTWRVLSKAGLLQKWNKKKSLKGTGFVQPLKPHEHWHVDVSYINICGTFYYLCSLLDGCSRYIVHWEIREQMTEKDVEIIMQRAKEKFPNARPRVISDNGPQFIAKDFKEFIRVSGMTHVKTAPFYPQSNGKLERFHGTIKDECIRPGVPLSLDDARRMTEKYIEHYNNVKLHSAIGYIAPADKLAGRDREIFKERDRKLEEARELRKQKRQQAFSKINHSGKADLPLDQAA from the coding sequence TTGTCGGTTGCAAAGAGCAAGTTCTACGCTTGGATCGAGCGTTACGGTAAAGCTAACGAACACAACGCCCCGATTCCTCGTGATTTCTGGCTTGAGGAATGGGAGCGGGAAGCCATCATTCAGTTTGCAGTGGACAACCCGCTTGAAGGATACCGGCGACTAACCTTCATGATGCTGGATCGGGACATTGTGGCCGTCAGTCCTTCCAGCACCTGGCGTGTTCTTTCAAAAGCAGGTCTGCTCCAGAAATGGAACAAGAAGAAGAGCCTCAAGGGCACCGGCTTCGTACAGCCGCTCAAACCACATGAGCACTGGCATGTGGATGTGTCCTACATCAACATCTGCGGCACCTTCTATTATCTGTGCAGCCTTCTGGACGGATGCAGTCGCTACATCGTCCACTGGGAGATCAGGGAACAGATGACGGAAAAGGACGTGGAAATCATCATGCAGCGAGCCAAGGAGAAATTCCCCAATGCCCGACCACGAGTTATTTCCGACAACGGGCCACAGTTCATTGCCAAGGATTTCAAGGAGTTCATTCGCGTTTCCGGCATGACCCATGTAAAGACAGCACCATTCTACCCGCAGTCGAACGGCAAATTGGAACGCTTCCATGGAACCATCAAAGACGAATGCATCCGTCCCGGCGTGCCGCTTTCACTTGACGATGCCCGCAGGATGACTGAGAAATACATTGAGCACTACAACAATGTCAAGTTGCACAGCGCTATCGGCTACATTGCCCCGGCTGACAAACTGGCTGGCAGAGACCGGGAAATATTCAAAGAGCGAGACAGGAAACTGGAAGAAGCCAGAGAACTGAGAAAGCAGAAACGACAGCAAGCCTTTTCTAAAATCAATCATTCAGGGAAAGCCGACCTGCCATTAGATCAAGCGGCCTGA
- a CDS encoding transposase — MRKKRHNYTPEEKVAILKRHLVDHVAISDLCDEYQLQPTIFYGWLKQFFENGASAFVRDTGRQKRIEEQRIQQLEDKLRRKHEVLSELMEEHIKLKKGLGEL, encoded by the coding sequence ATGCGAAAGAAACGTCACAATTACACCCCGGAAGAGAAGGTTGCCATCCTCAAACGCCACCTGGTCGATCACGTTGCCATATCCGACCTGTGTGATGAGTACCAGCTTCAGCCGACGATTTTCTACGGCTGGCTGAAGCAATTTTTCGAAAACGGTGCATCCGCGTTTGTCCGCGATACCGGTCGTCAAAAGCGTATTGAAGAGCAACGTATTCAACAGCTTGAAGACAAGTTGCGCCGGAAACACGAAGTGCTCTCCGAGTTGATGGAGGAGCACATCAAGTTAAAAAAAGGACTTGGGGAGCTCTGA
- a CDS encoding RluA family pseudouridine synthase, whose product MSAAKHHPKGLTVLYEDRDIIIIEKPCGLLTIGTGRDKTRTVHSILNDYVRKGDPRSRNRVYIVHRLDRETSGILILAKSEANKIYLQEHWQETDKHYVAVVHGTLALKSGTISSYLAENSAMRVYSTTDQAQGKLSHTEYVVMKENRGLSLLAIHLLTGRKHQIRVHLSEGGNAVVGDSKYGTDRYARANLALHARSLTFTHPVSGRRMAIETGIPDYFTRLVGSISPNESTDKSRE is encoded by the coding sequence ATGTCAGCAGCTAAACATCACCCCAAAGGGCTTACGGTCCTGTACGAAGACCGGGACATCATCATCATCGAGAAACCGTGCGGACTCCTGACAATCGGCACCGGCCGGGACAAGACGCGCACGGTCCATTCCATCCTCAACGATTACGTCCGCAAGGGGGATCCCCGTTCCCGAAACCGGGTCTATATCGTCCATCGCCTGGACCGGGAAACCTCCGGCATCCTGATCCTGGCCAAGAGCGAAGCGAACAAGATCTATCTGCAGGAACATTGGCAGGAGACGGACAAACACTACGTGGCGGTGGTTCACGGCACACTGGCACTGAAGAGCGGCACCATCAGCAGCTATCTGGCGGAGAACAGCGCCATGCGGGTCTATTCGACCACCGATCAGGCGCAGGGCAAGCTTTCCCACACGGAATACGTCGTCATGAAGGAGAACCGCGGCCTCAGCCTGCTGGCAATCCATCTGCTCACCGGGCGCAAGCACCAGATCCGGGTGCACCTGTCCGAAGGGGGCAATGCCGTGGTGGGAGACAGCAAATACGGCACGGACCGGTATGCCCGCGCAAACCTGGCGCTCCATGCCCGATCGCTGACGTTCACCCATCCGGTCAGCGGCCGGCGTATGGCCATCGAGACCGGCATCCCCGACTATTTTACCCGGCTGGTCGGCAGTATCTCGCCGAATGAATCGACGGACAAAAGCCGGGAATAG
- a CDS encoding Abi-alpha family protein, which produces MTSEIEETAKAAQEIAKTAGKVIEAGEKFGGFISKYIGGSLEQGIGIFEDKLKYMRWERQVRLIERAQGVLHERGYNYPVIPVPPKLAIPILQSASLEENDVLQDKWAYMLVNATDPNCKARIDVKFAKILDELSLYDVRILDIICKSVTGFGDGVTTIHLPEKVLPLDAHISENENPSYEVQVSLENLVRLGLLRNETFAYQLLRVRVMALGWELYKACERYPNHRHDQPKSWPVSLSPVEQIKGGDRGVRH; this is translated from the coding sequence ATGACATCAGAAATTGAAGAAACAGCAAAGGCAGCGCAAGAAATCGCTAAAACGGCAGGAAAAGTAATTGAGGCCGGGGAAAAATTTGGCGGATTTATTTCGAAGTATATCGGTGGCTCTTTGGAGCAAGGGATCGGCATTTTCGAAGACAAACTCAAATATATGCGTTGGGAACGCCAAGTCCGACTTATTGAGCGTGCCCAAGGGGTTTTACATGAAAGAGGCTACAATTACCCTGTCATCCCTGTACCGCCAAAGCTTGCAATTCCGATTTTACAGAGTGCATCCCTTGAAGAAAATGACGTATTACAAGACAAATGGGCGTACATGCTTGTAAATGCAACCGACCCAAATTGTAAAGCAAGAATTGATGTGAAATTTGCAAAAATTTTGGACGAGCTTTCTCTATATGATGTCAGAATTCTAGACATAATATGCAAGTCAGTTACAGGTTTTGGAGATGGTGTTACAACAATTCATCTTCCAGAAAAAGTGCTCCCTTTAGATGCCCATATTTCTGAAAATGAAAATCCCTCATATGAAGTTCAAGTTTCTTTGGAAAACCTTGTTAGGCTCGGCTTGCTTAGAAATGAGACATTTGCGTATCAATTGTTGCGCGTGAGAGTAATGGCGCTTGGCTGGGAACTTTATAAAGCATGTGAAAGATATCCCAACCATCGGCACGACCAGCCCAAAAGTTGGCCGGTCAGCCTCAGCCCCGTTGAACAAATAAAAGGGGGGGATCGCGGGGTCAGGCATTGA
- a CDS encoding BrnA antitoxin family protein: protein MTAKSAVTKNTLVDPDDAPELTDAWFEKADLMQGSKLVRRGRPAGQTKALQTVRFDLDVLAAFKATGKGWQTRMNEALREWLKEHPMKHV from the coding sequence ATGACCGCGAAATCAGCCGTTACAAAAAACACCTTGGTTGATCCGGACGATGCTCCGGAATTGACCGATGCTTGGTTTGAAAAAGCCGACCTTATGCAAGGTTCCAAACTTGTCCGTCGGGGTCGGCCAGCTGGTCAGACCAAGGCCTTACAAACCGTTCGTTTTGATTTGGATGTCCTTGCAGCGTTCAAGGCCACCGGAAAAGGATGGCAGACTCGCATGAACGAGGCATTGCGGGAGTGGCTGAAGGAACATCCAATGAAACACGTCTGA